One Hemibagrus wyckioides isolate EC202008001 linkage group LG09, SWU_Hwy_1.0, whole genome shotgun sequence DNA segment encodes these proteins:
- the lgals3b gene encoding galectin-3b, translating to MDLADALDSGAAPSNQSNLQAGGPTWPGQPTNPSWPGQPQNPTWPGQPNQPWPGQQPGMPSWPNQPNQPAWPGQPSQPFAPGWPGQVPPTAPQNMTLTVPYSMPLTQGVYDKMLITINGEPKPNAQKFSINLLRNKDFAFHFNPRFDENGIKVLVRNSMVNDVWGQEERTTPSFPFVQGKPFEVKILCTPNEYKVAVNKAHLLEYKHRVRELNQINCLTIFDDVKLTSVNVETLQ from the exons ATGGAC ctAGCAGATGCTCTTGATAGTGGAGCTGCACCAAGCAATCAAAGCAATCTGCAGGCTGGAGGGCCAACATGGCCTGGCCAACCCACCAACCCTTCTTGGCCTGGACAACCTCAAAATCCTACTTGGCCTGGACAACCAAACCAACCTTGGCCTGGGCAACAGCCGGGCATGCCATCCTGGCCTAATCAGCCAAACCAGCCAGCATGGCCTGGACAACCCAGCCAACCCTTTGCACCAGGGTGGCCAGGACAAGTTCCACCAACTGCCCCACAAAATATGACACTG ACTGTCCCATACAGCATGCCTCTGACTCAAGGAGTGTATGACAAGATGCTAATCACCATCAATGGGGAGCCCAAGCCCAATGCCCAAAA GTTTTCAATCAATCTGCTCAGAAATAAAGACTTTGCATTTCACTTCAACCCTCGCTTTGATGAAAATGGAATTAAAGTGCTAGTTAGAAACTCCATGGTAAACGATGTGTGGGGTCAAGAGGAAAGAACAACTCCCTCATTCCCTTTCGTTCAAGGAAAGCCTTTTGAG GTGAAGATCTTGTGTACTCCGAATGAATATAAAGTGGCTGTGAACAAGGCACACTTGCTTGAGTACAAACATAGAGTTCGTGAGCTCAACCAGATTAACTGTCTCACTATCTTTGATGATGTCAAACTTACATCTGTAAATGTAGAGACCCTCCAATAA